The segment CAAGAGATATAGGAAATTGAAGAAAGGTTCCAATGAGTAAAAAACATAAAGAAGCAAGTTTAGCCGAGGAATTACCTATTGGGATTTTATCGATGATCCTAAAGGGCACGCCGTACTCATAGACGGATCTATCGTCGGAGGTCTCCGTGTGGGCTTAATAGATGTTGAGTGCTACGATGAGGCGGAGACGAATCAGCTAACAATGGGACTCAGATCTGCATTGAACTCTATATCTGAAGGTACGACTTTACAGTTCGTGCTTTCAGTAAGGTCGGACTATTCCGACATTATCGAATCGCATACAGCGAACAAGGCTGAGGCAATTCATCCCTTGGTAGCAAGCATTGCTGGGTATCGAGAGGAAAAATTGAAAAGCGCGATGCACTCCTCTGAACTTTATAGGCCAGAACTCTTTGTTTATGTACGAACGCCACTTGTTGAAACCAAAAAATTGAACGTTTTCAAAAAGAAAGAACTTTTTGCTGAAGCGTCCGAAAACGCTTATCAAGAAACTGTCGAGATTTTAGGTCAGAACGTAGAGACTTTAATTTCCTCGCTGCAAAGCCTAGGGCTTCAGTGCGAGGAATTAAACAAAGCTGAACTACTCTCAAACGTGTACGAATTCTTAAATCCAAAACGCTCTCGAACTGAACCTGTCCCGAACGTGGTTACATTCGATGAATTGGATATTGATAAAGATATAATTGAAGAGGTGGAATGGTTAGCCAACCAATCCCCGCGCGAACAGTTAGTGTTTGGTGACCTGATTCTGGGATTAGACCAATTCACCATAGATGGATACTTCCACAGGGTTATTACATTGAAGACTTTGCCCGAGGTGACGTTTGCCGGCCAACTCGCCCACTTCCTACGCTTACCGTTCCACTACGATCTAATCATGACAGTCGAGGTGCCTCCACAGGCTCATGAGATGACTAAACTCCAGCAGAAGAGAAAGATGGCCCATTCTATGGCAGTCACCCAAGGAAACAAGGCCAGTGACCTGGAGAGTGAGTCAAAACTTTCTTCTACTGAGGAGCTAATCCGTGAACTACTGAACACCGGACAACGAATCTATGCGGCTCAAATGACGATCGTTTTGAAGTCAGAGGCGACCGCCGAAGGAGCTAAAAAACTTAATCGCGAAGTTCGCGAAGTTCTTTCTCGTTTCCGCGGCTTACAAGGTGCCGAGGGATTGGAAGAAACTGTTGGCGCGTGGAGAATTCTTAAAAATAATCTCCCTGCCGCTCCGATAAGTTTGGAACGAGCTCGGAAAATGAAAACGAACAATCTCGCTGATTTTTTGCCGGTTTACGGGCCACGAGAGGGTGATAAAAATCCTGTCGTTATATTTAGAAATCGTCTTAATGGGCTCGTGGGCTATGATGCATTTGATCCAGGTTTGCCGAATTATAATACGCTAGTCACTGGGTCGTCGGGCGCGGGTAAGTCTTTTCTGAATAACTGTATTTTACTTCAAGAGCTCGCGAAGGGACTTAAAGTATTTATTATTGATATCGGTGGATCTTACAAGAAGCTAACAGAGGCCCTGGATGGCCAATATCTTGAGATCAATCTATCGGACCAGTACAGACTAAACCCTTTTGACCTGGCGAATCCTAATGAGGAGCCCAGCAACCAAAAGATTAAGTCACTGCTCGCAATCATTGAAAGCATGGTCTCCGAAGACGAAAAGGCAAAACTTCCAAAATTAGATAGAGCGCTTTTAGAGCGCGCAATTATTGAACTCTATAAGAGTCGTCGAGCAAAGGGCGAAGTTCCGCAGCTGTCAGACTTGGCTAAATATTTATCAGCCTTTGAGGAAGATTCAATGAGAGCAATCTCAAAGATGCTTTATCTCTGGACCGGAGAGCGTCCTTACGGCCGTTTGCTCGATGGACCAGGTAGTTTGCGCACTGACGCCAACATTTGCACATTCGATCTGAAAGGCCTATCAGCGTATCCGGATCTGCAAAGCGTGATGATATTAATTCTAACGGATTTTATCTTAAATCAGGTTGAAAAAGATCGAACGATAAAGAAACGAATTATTCTCGACGAGGCTTGGGAACTTTTGAAATCGAACGCAGCGGCTTCATTCATGGAATATTGTGCGAGAACTCTTCGTAAAACGGGCTCTGGAATCACCTTCATCACTCAAGGCGTGGAAGAGATTGTTGCGAGCCCTATTGGTCCTGCAATTTTGAACAATACTGCTACTAAGTTTGTGATGCTACAGAGAGGTGACTCTCAGGTTCTCTCAGATGCGCTGAAATTGAATACCCAAGAGCTCGGCCTAATTCATTCATTGACTCAAAAGAAAGGCGAATATTCTGAGGGCTTTATGATTGAAGGAGATCATCGGCAGGTTGTAAGAATCTATCCCAGCCCGTTTGAATACTGGCTTTCTACTTCTGATGCTCAGGATAACTCTCACTTAGAAAAATTAAAGCGTGAAGGACTAACATTGGTCCAAGCAATTGAAAAAGCCGCTGAGGAATATCCAAAAGGTGTGGCCGTCGGTCGCCCAAAGGAGGCCTAATGAAGGTGTTTAAAAAATATATTTTACTTTCGCTAATAGCTGTCGCTATGGCTATTCCGAAACCAGCAAAGGCTGATCTCTTTGGAGGAGACGTGGCAGTCCTTGTTCAGATTTTGGCCAATGCTGTCCAACAACTAGCACAACTGAAGCAACTCCTCAGCACAGGCGAAGACACGTTGTCACTCTTAAGAGATATCAATAAGGGAATTCGTGATGGCCTAGCCGTGATGCAGATGATTAATCCTAAATTTAATCCAGGTATATACGGAAGCCTCGATACTGCTGATAAGGTCTTAAATACCATCAATGACTTGTACGGAAGTATCCCTCAAACAGCGGAAGCGAGGCTGCAACAAGCGCAGGATCAATCAGCGTCTGAAAGCATTGCCAT is part of the Bdellovibrionales bacterium genome and harbors:
- a CDS encoding ATP-binding protein; the protein is MGLRSALNSISEGTTLQFVLSVRSDYSDIIESHTANKAEAIHPLVASIAGYREEKLKSAMHSSELYRPELFVYVRTPLVETKKLNVFKKKELFAEASENAYQETVEILGQNVETLISSLQSLGLQCEELNKAELLSNVYEFLNPKRSRTEPVPNVVTFDELDIDKDIIEEVEWLANQSPREQLVFGDLILGLDQFTIDGYFHRVITLKTLPEVTFAGQLAHFLRLPFHYDLIMTVEVPPQAHEMTKLQQKRKMAHSMAVTQGNKASDLESESKLSSTEELIRELLNTGQRIYAAQMTIVLKSEATAEGAKKLNREVREVLSRFRGLQGAEGLEETVGAWRILKNNLPAAPISLERARKMKTNNLADFLPVYGPREGDKNPVVIFRNRLNGLVGYDAFDPGLPNYNTLVTGSSGAGKSFLNNCILLQELAKGLKVFIIDIGGSYKKLTEALDGQYLEINLSDQYRLNPFDLANPNEEPSNQKIKSLLAIIESMVSEDEKAKLPKLDRALLERAIIELYKSRRAKGEVPQLSDLAKYLSAFEEDSMRAISKMLYLWTGERPYGRLLDGPGSLRTDANICTFDLKGLSAYPDLQSVMILILTDFILNQVEKDRTIKKRIILDEAWELLKSNAAASFMEYCARTLRKTGSGITFITQGVEEIVASPIGPAILNNTATKFVMLQRGDSQVLSDALKLNTQELGLIHSLTQKKGEYSEGFMIEGDHRQVVRIYPSPFEYWLSTSDAQDNSHLEKLKREGLTLVQAIEKAAEEYPKGVAVGRPKEA